The Gallus gallus isolate bGalGal1 chromosome 31, bGalGal1.mat.broiler.GRCg7b, whole genome shotgun sequence genome includes a region encoding these proteins:
- the LOC101747860 gene encoding soluble scavenger receptor cysteine-rich domain-containing protein SSC5D-like isoform X4, whose product MAPTLLLLVGLLAFPGTVPFPLRLAGGPGRCAGRVELLHAGSWGTICDDDWGLPDAAVVCRQLGCGTALAAPSGAWFGEGSGPIWLNHVRCSGDEQRLAQCRHRGWHNHVCAHEEDASVVCSAHPLLSPGTTEPTGTAGSTPTDGLVPAVMWVPYSSAPYPLRLVGGPGRCAGRVELLHTGRWGTVCDDGWGLPDATVVCRQLGCGDALVAPGGAFFGEGTGPIWLDNVRCWGNESALLQCPAAPLGITDCHHREDASVICADELTEVDPMQPAPEQLPTRSLLVPPSALPRVSARPHSTSSPQPTPSSWPTAWTSETAPFLLRLAGGPGRCAGRVELLHAGSWGTVCDDGWGLLDAAVVCRQLGCGAAHKALRSAHFGPGIGPIWLDEVKCSGTEAALWHCPAEPWGKHNCDHREDAAVICTGPEDLSPVGTSPSPPEWDPASTIPRRPLGQILAIVIPTRPQRQDPAISVTRTTARAAGQDPDTSVPSTTSRSSGEDPATVFSTTTRSAVQGRVSATSTKAGRDPIRIIRITRLKAEQDPAGIIQSTKPKAAGVTRLKAGREPGGPTRSKVGWDPAGTNRSKVGRDSVGINRTKVGLDLVGTNRSKVGRESVGINKTKVRLDPVGTNRSKAGQSSVGINKTKVRLDPAGTNRSKAGQSSVGINKTKVRLDPAGTNRSKAGQSSVGISKTKVRLDPAGTNRSKAGQSSVGINKTKVKLDPAGTNRSKVGQYSVGINKVKAGQHLVGINKTKAGQDPAGTNRSKAGWDPAGTVRITRPKVGWDPLRTMWIAHPKAERIVVGANQSTRHWVLVGTTSGTKPQARQAPVGSTRSTQGLAGRDAVSAINMGNMGQEIAGVTQSTRSNAEQDSTLTMRLQASAAIWSNHSLGEPGPGDPVGSTLPVVLADPEGTMKSAASTAEPSLEGTLWVSHPSAELGSEGPVRSTQHAAELGPESTMWSIYPTAEPAPEGTMKSADPITELGPKVTLSMHPLTELDPDGNMGGAHTSVEPDPRGATNSTGPTAGLDPDNITGSTYPTTELGSDHIMGSTHTAAEPGPEGTMKSTDPTAGLDPDDDMGSTYPTKEPGPDRTMGSTHTAAELGPEGTMKSTGPTAGLNPDDIMGSTYFTTELGLDHTMGSTHTAAEPGPESTVKSTGPMAESVLEGTTAELGPDVTMRSTSPATELGPDVTMRSTSPAADLGPDVTMRSAHPAVELGPDVTMRSTSPAAELGPDVAMRSTSPATELGPDVTMRSTSPAADLGPDVTMRSAHPAVELGPDVTMRSTSPAAELGPDVTMRSSHPAAELGPDVTMRSTSPAADLGPDVTMRSTHPAAELDPDVTMRSTSPAADLGPDVTMRSTSPAADLGPDVPVRSAHPAAELDPESTLWTTHLPEEQDPDGSMQSARSSAELSLGVSIWSAYPTADTSTWSTHPAPESELEGTTWDTHSSADFDLDGTMRNKHPSAEANLKGTMESKHIAAETSLRDTTWRTHPTEELGSDGIMRRTLSTAESGAGPMGISALPTRVSSPSPSLGPTQGLAVSPVLAVQLSPGSGTRSQHHTGAPSTQRPSEPTQYPDISNTQGPPASFQHPAESPTAWTELVLSQHPPAEPSGFWTPPDLFIQTPSSNPSPQSLPALTMLPLDPTSPYMNAAHFKHLMDIPRSQTLPAPSEDPVETLNTQKPSVSAQNPTETLSSKSPPALSQYLTEILSTQVPPAPTHHPMETSDSQPPAAPTEQSMEIFSTQRPPTVPQHFTESLSIQRPPSTLQQPMKTFGTQNPPVSLKHPMKLLSTQTPPISHQHPKEPLSTQTPPGSLKHLTDPPSTQIPSAPVQHPVETFGTQTPRAFLQHPMKLFSTQTPPAPTEALRTHSASPVLPGPPCTGPAQPAPPVPTLSALWDRGGHCVAPVLRALLWEVRGLRGQLRALARNQRRGAQRLEAIARRLGRLTALGQHILEEPPRLYGGVGIRRGVLHRRQGK is encoded by the exons ATGGCCCCgaccctgctgctgctgg TGGGGCTGCTCGCCTTCCCTGGCACAG TCCCATTCCCGCTGCGCCTGGCTGGGGGCCCTGGGCGCTGTGCGGGGCGCGTGGAGCTGCTGCACGCCGGGAGCTGGGGCACAATCTGCGATGATGACTGGGGACTGCCGGACGCGGCGGTggtctgcaggcagctgggctgtgggactgCGCTGGCTGCCCCATCAGGGGCCTGGTTCGGGGAAGGCTCCGGCCCCATTTGGCTCAACCACGTGCGGTGCAGCGGCGATGAGCAGCGCCTTGCCCAGTGCCGGCACCGGGGGTGGCACAACCATGTCTGCGCCCACGAGGAGGATGCCAGCGTTGTGTGCTCAG CTCATCCCTTGCTGTCGCCTGGAACCACGGAGCccactggcactgctggcagcaccccAACGGACG GGTTGGTGCCAGCAGTGATGTGGGTACCCTATTCCTCAGCCCCATACCCACTGCGTCTGGTTGGGGGCCCTGGGCGCTGCGCGGGACGTGTGGAGCTGCTGCACACTGGGCGTTGGGGCACGGTCTGTGATGATGGCTGGGGGCTGCCGGATGCCACTGTggtctgcaggcagctgggctgtggaGATGCGCTGGTTGCACCCGGTGGGGCGTTTTTTGGTGAGGGCACTGGCCCCATCTGGCTGGACAATGTGCGGTGCTGGGGGAACGAGTCGGCATTGCTGCAGTGTCCAGCTGCACCATTGGGCATCACCGACTGCCACCACCGGGAGGATGCATCTGTCATTTGTGCAG ATGAGCTGACTGAGGTAGACCCCATGCAGCCTGCTCCTGAACAGCTGCCCACCAGGTCATTGCTGGTgcccccctctgctctgccacgTGTGAGTGCCCGACCCCACAGCACCAGCTCCCCTCAGCCTACACCAAGCAGCTGGCCCACAGCATGGACATCAGAGACGG CCCCGTTCCTGCTGCGCCTGGCTGGGGGCCCTGGGCGCTGTGCAGGGCGCGTGGAGCTGCTGCATGCCGGGAGCTGGGGCACAGTCTGTGATGATGGCTGGGGCCTGCTGGATGCGGCTGTggtctgcaggcagctgggctgtggggctgcacacaAAGCCCTCCGCAGCGCCCACTTTGGTCCTGGCATTGGCCCCATATGGCTGGATGAGGTGAAGTGCAGTGGGACAGAGGCTGCACTGTGGCACTGCCCAGCTGAGCCTTGGGGCAAGCACAACTGTGACCACCGAGAGGATGCTGCTGTCATCTGCACAG GGCCAGAAGACTTGTCACCTGTGGGGacctccccatctcccccagAATGGGATCCAGCTAGCACCATCCCTCGACGTCCTCTAGGACAGATTCTGGCCATAGTCATTCCCACACGTCCCCAAAGACAGGATCCAGCTATCAGTGTCACTAGAACCACTGCACGAGCTGCAGGACAGGATCCAGACACCAGTGTCCCCAGCACTACCTCACGATCCTCAGGAGAGGATCCTGCCACTGTCTTCAGCACCACCACACGATCTGCAGTACAAGGTCGAGTCAGTGCCACCTCAACCAAAGCAGGGCGAGATCCCATCCGTATCATCAGGATCACCCGACTCAAAGCAGAACAGGATCCAGCTGGCATTATCCAGAGCACCAAGCCCAAGGCAGCTGGTGTCACCAGGCTGAAGGCAGGACGGGAGCCTGGTGGCCCCACCAGGTCCAAAGTTGGATGGGATCCAGCTGGCACCAACAGGTCCAAAGTGGGACGGGATTCAGTTGGCATCAACAGGACCAAAGTGGGACTGGATCTGGTTGGCACCAACAGGTCAAAGGTGGGACGGGAGTCTGTTGGCATCAACAAGACCAAAGTGAGATTGGATCCAGTTGGTACCAACAGGTCCAAGGCAGGACAGTCTTCTGTTGGCATCAACAAGACCAAAGTGAGATTGGATCCAGCTGGCACCAACAGGTCCAAGGCAGGACAGTCTTCTGTTGGCATCAACAAGACCAAAGTGAGATTGGATCCAGCTGGCACCAACAGGTCCAAGGCAGGACAGTCTTCTGTTGGCATCAGCAAGACCAAAGTGAGATTGGATCCAGCTGGCACCAACAGATCCAAGGCAGGACAGTCTTCTGTTGGCATCAACAAGACCAAAGTGAAATTGGATCCAGCTGGCACCAACAGATCCAAGGTAGGACAGTATTCTGTTGGCATCAACAAAGTCAAAGCAGGACAGCATCTGGTGGGCATCAACAAGACCAAAGCAGGACAGGATCCAGCTGGCACCAATAGGTCCAAGGCAGGATGGGATCCAGCTGGCACCGTTCGCATCACCCGACCCAAAGTGGGATGGGATCCGCTTCGTACCATGTGGATTGCCCATCCCAAAGCAGAGCGGATTGTTGTGGGAGCCAATCAGAGCACCAGGCATTGGGTTTTGGTGGGGACCACATCAGGAACCAAGCCTCAAGCAAGACAGGCTCCAGTTGGTTCCACCAGGAGCACTCAGGGGCTGGCAGGACGGGATGCCGTTAGTGCTATCAATATGGGCAATATGGGACAGGAGATTGCTGGTGTCACACAGAGCACCAGATCCAATGCAGAGCAGGACTCAACCCTTACCATGAGGCTCCAAGCAAGTGCTGCCATATGGAGTAACCACAGCCTGGGAGAACCAGGTCCAGGGGATCCTGTTGGGAGTACACTTCCTGTAGTATTAGCAGATCCAGAAGGTACCATGAAGAGTGCAGCTTCTACAGCAGAACCAAGTCTGGAAGGGACCTTGTGGGTTTCACATCCCTCAGCAGAACTGGGTTCCGAAGGTCCCGTAAGGAGCACTCAACATGCAGCAGAACTAGGTCCTGAAAGTACCATGTGGAGCATATAtcccacagcagagccagctccagAAGGTACCATGAAAAGCGCAGATCCTATAACAGAACTGGGTCCAAAAGTTACTTTGAGCATGCATCCTCTAACAGAACTGGACCCAGATGGTAACATGGGGGGTGCACATACTTCAGTAGAACCAGACCCTAGAGGTGCCACGAATAGCACAGGTCCTACAGCAGGACTGGATCCAGATAATATCACAGGGAGCACATATCCCACAACAGAACTAGGTTCAGATCATATCATGGGGAGCACACATACTGCAGCAGAACCAGGTCCAGAAGGTACCATGAAGAGTACAGATCCTACAGCAGGACTGGATCCAGATGATGACATGGGGAGCACATATCCCACAAAAGAACCGGGTCCAGATCGTACCATGGGGAGCACACATACTGCAGCAGAACTAGGTCCAGAAGGTACCATGAAGAGTACAGGTCCTACGGCAGGACTGAATCCAGATGATATAATGGGGAGCACATATTTCACAACAGAACTAGGTCTAGATCATACCATGGGGAGCACACATACAGCAGCAGAACCAGGTCCAGAAAGTACCGTGAAGAGTACAGGTCCTATGGCAGAATCAGTTCTAGAAGGGACCACAGCAGAACTGGGTCCAG ATGTTACCATGAGGAGCACAAGTCCTGCAACAGAACTGGGTCCAGATGTTACCATGAGGAGCACAAGTCCTGCAGCAGACCTGGGTCCAGATGTTACCATGAGGAGTGCACATCCTGCAGTGGAACTGGGTCCAGATGTTACCATGAGGAGCACAAGTCCTGCAGCAGAACTGGGTCCAGATGTTGCCATGAGGAGCACAAGTCCTGCAACAGAACTGGGTCCAGATGTTACCATGAGGAGCACAAGTCCTGCAGCAGACCTGGGTCCAGATGTTACCATGAGGAGTGCACATCCTGCAGTGGAACTGGGTCCAGATGTTACCATGAGGAGCACAAGTCCTGCAGCAGAACTGGGTCCAGATGTTACCATGAGGAGTTCACATCCTGCAGCAGAACTGGGTCCAGATGTTACCATGAGGAGCACAAGTCCTGCAGCAGACCTGGGTCCAGATGTTACCATGAGGAGCACACATCCTGCTGCAGAACTGGATCCAGATGTTACCATGAGGAGCACAAGTCCTGCAGCAGACCTGGGTCCAGATGTTACTATGAGGAGCACAAGTCCTGCAGCAGACCTGGGTCCAGATGTTCCCGTGAGAAGTGCACATCCTGCAGCAGAACTTGATCCAGAAAGTACTTTGTGGACCACACATCTTCCAGAAGAACAGGATCCAGATGGCAGTATGCAAAGTGCACGTTCTTCAGCAGAATTGAGCTTGGGTGTTAGCATATGGAGTGCATATCCCACAGCAGATACTTCCACCTGGAGCACACATCCTGCACCTGAATCTGAACTAGAAGGTACCACATGGGACACACATTCTTCAGCCGATTTTGATCTAGATGGTACCATGAGGAACAAACATCCTtcagcagaagcaaatctcaaagGCACAATGGAGAGTAAACATATTGCAGCAGAAACCAGTCTAAGAGATACCACGTGGAGGACTCATCCCACAGAAGAACTAGGATCAGATGGAATCATGAGGAGAACACTTTCCACAGCAGAATCAG GTGCTGGTCCAATGGGAATCTCTGCTCTGCCCACTAGAGTTTCATCACCCTCTCCATCTCTGGGCCCCACCCAGGGGTTGGCTGTATCTCCTGTCCTTGCTGTTCAACTGAGTCCAGGCTCCGGCACCCGCTCACAGCACCACACAGGGGCCCCCAGTACGCAGAGACCCTCAGAACCTACCCAGTACCCTGATATCTCCAACACCCAGGGACCCCCAGCATCCTTCCAACACCCTGCAGAGAGCCCCACTGCTTGGACAGAGCTTGTGCTCTCCCAGCATCCCCCTGCAGAGCCCTCTGGCTTCTGGACACCCCCAGACCTCTTTATCCAGACTCCATCAAGTAACCCCAGCCCCCAGAGCCTCCCAGCACTCACCATGCTCCCCCTAGATCCCACCAGTCCTTACATGAATGCTGCTCATTTCAAGCACCTCATGGATATCCCCAGATCCCAGACCCTCCCAGCACCCTCTGAGGACCCCGTAGAGACCCTCAATACTCAGAAACCCTCAGTATCTGCCcagaaccccacagagacccTCAGCTCCAAGAGTCCCCCAGCACTCTCCCAGTATCTAACAGAGATCCTCAGCACACAGgtccccccagcacccacccacCACCCCATGGAGACCTCTGATAGCCAGCCCCCCGCAGCACCCACTGAACAATCCATGGAGATCTTCAGCACCCAGAGGCCCCCAACAGTGCCCCAGCACTTCACAGAGTCCCTCAGCATCCAGAGGCCCCCATCAACCCTACAACAACCTATGAAGACCTTTGGCACCCAGAACCCTCCAGTATCCCTTAAGCATCCCATGAAGTTGCTCAGTACTCagaccccccccatatcccaccaGCACCCCAAAGAACCCCTCAGTACCCAGACACCCCCAGGATCCCTGAAGCACCTCACAGATCCCCCCAGCACCCAGATTCCCTCAGCACCTGTCCAGCATCCAGTGGAGACTTTTGGCACTCAGACTCCCCGAGCATTCCTCCAGCACCCCATGAAGTTGTTCagcacccagacccccccagcacccacagaggCCCTCCGCACCCATTCTGCAAGCCCTGTACTGCCTGGACCCCCATGTACAG GTCCAGCCCAACCAGCACCACCGGTGCCAACGCTCTCTGCACTATGGGACCGGGGGGGACACTGTGTGGCCCCTGTGCTGCGGGCACTGCTGTGGGAGGTGCGGGGACTGCGGGGGCAGCTGCGGGCCCTGGCCCGCAACCAGCGTCGGGGAGCTCAGCGTCTGGAGGCCATCGCCCGCCGCCTGGGCAGGCTGACTGCCCTGGGGCAGCACATCCTGGAGGAGCCCCCCCGGCTGTATGGGGGTGTGGGCATCCGGAGAGGGGTCTTGCACAGGAGGCAAGGGAAATAA